From Seriola aureovittata isolate HTS-2021-v1 ecotype China chromosome 20, ASM2101889v1, whole genome shotgun sequence, a single genomic window includes:
- the LOC130161261 gene encoding dnaJ homolog subfamily C member 13 isoform X2 — protein MNVVKDNKDLACFYTTKHSWRGKYKRVFSVGTHGITTYNPTTLEVTNQWPYGDICGIGPVGKGQGTEFNLTFRKGSGKKSETLKFSTEHRTELLTEALRFRTEFSEGKITGRRYNCYKHHWSDTRKPVCLEVTPGGIDQIDPHTNRVVCSYDYRNVEGFVEVSDYQGGFCILYGGFSRLHLFASEHRDEIIRSAIEHAGNFIGITLRLRKEALTFEDFVTDRLGKYSSDESITSLAEFVVQKITPRHPEPVKRILALTETCLVERDPASYNIVTIKPFGEVFALICDVDNPQVFTVEFIRGQIRKYSSTERDSLLASLLDGVRASGNRDVCVKMAPTRRGQRWGLLSMPVDEEVESLHLKFLAAPPNGNFADAVFRFNANISYSGVLHAVTQDGLFSENKEKLINNAILALLSQEAELPALNAELESHFQAIRRLVASKAGFQAFTQLPKSGQGSGLTDATFREKLGVKTVKALKRNNNGVTHAAIDMLCALMCPMHDDYDLRQEQLNKASLLSSKKFLENLLEKFITNVDHGTGALVISSLLDFLTFALCAPYSETTEGQQFDMLLEMVASNGRTLFKLFQHPSMAIVKGAGLVMKAIIEEGDKEIATKMQELALSEGALPRHLHTSLFTISSDQRMLTNRQLSRHLVGLWTAENPVAMNLLKRILPTGMLAYLDSPDPVPEKDVDRMHIRDNLKIATDQLNRNKVPEWQRIAGKAAKEVEKFAKEKADIVLMHWRDKMGIAQKENPNQKPVILRKRRQRIKIESNWELFYYRFQLDHARSNLIWNLKTREELRDALEGEMRAFSVDRELGNATVISWNHQEFEVKYECLSDEIKIGDYYLRLLLEEDENEESSAIKRSYEFFNELYHRFLLTPKVTMKCLCLQALAIVYGKCYEEIGPFTDTKYIVGMLDRCTDKLERDRLILFLNKLILNKKNVKEVMDSNGVRILVDLLTLAHLHTSRATVPLQSNVLEAAPDMKRESEKEWYFGNADKERRGPFSFEEMQEFWNTGVLTAKTRCWAQGMDGWRPLQAIPQLKWCLLATGQAVMNESDLATLILNMLITMCSYYPSRDQDNAIIRPLPKIKRMISDNACLPHIVQLLLTFDPILVEKVANVMYLVMQDNPNLQRLYLTGVFFFIMMYTGSNVLPVARFLKYTHLKQAFKSEESKGQDIVQRSVLGPVLPEAMVCYLENYEAERFSEIFLGEFDTPEAIWSSEMRRMMIEKIAAHVADFSPRLQSNTRALYQYCPIPVISFPQLDNELFCNIYYLRHLCDTIRFPNWPIRDAVKLLKDTLEAWKREVEKKPPSMSVDDAYEVLNLPKGQGSHEESKIRKAYFRLAQKYHPDKNPEGRDMFEKVNKAYEFLCTKSARILDGPDPENIILILKAQSILFNRHKQELEPYKYAGYPMLIKTITMETEDEQLFSKTSPLLPAAAELAFHTVNCSALNAEELRRENGIEMLLEALSRCVAVLTASSKPDDMAVQVCGHICRCYSVAAQFEECREKMIELPNIIRDICHILYYGKGLPKTAALAVQCISSFAVDFFLQTHLYHAGVLWHLLVHLFNYDYTLEESGVQASQDTNQQEVANSLAKLSLVALSRLGGYTQIPHTPEGNNPVSETNGIEGTPPENPTIRKSLAAMLTPYISRKLGTGSPAEVLKLLNSNSENPYLIWNNGTRAELLEFLEGQQEGNIRRGENDKSFGAEFVFSDHSKELIVGEIFVRVYNEQPSFPLEYPKAFAASLLDYVGSQAQYLHTLLAMSQSNKVESQQHAERLRFAEMALEALRNVIKNNPGSESECIGHFKLLFSLLRVHGAGRVQQLVLEVVNTVTSNQECVSNIAESLVLSNLLLLLHSLPSSRQMVLETLYALTSNTKIIKEAMAKGALIYLLDLFCNCTHPQVRTQTAELFSKMTSDKLVGPKVRLTLMRFLPGVFMDAMRDNAEAAVHIFEGTHENPELIWNDSSREKVSTTVREMMLEHFKQQKDNPDVNWKLPEDFTVAYGAGQGELEVGGVFLRIFIAQPGWVLRKPREFLVSLLETLTELLEKNNPNGEALETVTTAAVCLFSTQSQLADQVPPLGHLPRILAALNHKNNAVPKSSIRLIHVLSDNELCVRSMASLETIGPLMTGMKMRADMAGLACEALNRMFQKEQTDLVAQALRVELVPYLLKLLEGIGLETLDNPSATKAQIVKALKSMTRSLQYGEQVNEILARSSVWSAFKDQKHDLFISESQTAGYLTGPGVAGYLTAGTGTTVMPSVPPPVDNDIGDQG, from the exons GTACAAGCGGGTCTTCTCAGTGGGGACACATGGCATTACCACTTACAACCCTACAACACTAGAAGTAACAAATCAG TGGCCTTATGGAGACATCTGTGGTATCGGTCCAGTAGGAAAAGGTCAGGGAACAGAGTTCAACCTCACATTCCGCAAAGGCAGTGGCAAGAAGTCGGAAACGCTCAAGTTTTCGACAGAGCACCGGACAGAGCTGCTCACTGAAGCGCTG AGATTCAGAACAGAGTTTTCAGAGGGAAAGATAACTGGCAGG CGCTACAACTGCTACAAGCACCACTGGAGTGATACACGAAAGCCTGTGTGTTTAGAGGTGACACCCGGCGGCATCGACCAGATTGACCCCCACACTAACCGGGTGGTGTGTTCCTACGACTATCGGAATGTAGAGGGCTTCGTCGAGGTCTCTGATTACCAGGGAGGATTCTGCATCCTTTATGGCGGCTTCAGCAGGCTG caTCTGTTTGCCTCGGAGCACCGGGATGAAATCATCCGCAGCGCCATAGAGCATGCTGGGAACTTCATTGGCATCACGCTACGACTGAGGAAGGAGGCTCTGACCTTCGAGGATTTTGTGACGGATAGGTTGGGGAAGTACAGCTCAGACGAGAGCATCACTTCACTGGCCGAGTTTGTGGTGCAGAAGATCACCCCTCGCCACCCG GAGCCTGTTAAACGCATCCTGGCACTGACAGAGACATGTCTGGTTGAGAGAGACCCGGCTTCATATAACATAGTCACCATCAAACCCTTCGGAGAG GTATTTGCTCTCATCTGTGACGTAGACAACCCTCAGGTGTTTACAGTTGAATTCATCAGAGGTCAGATCAGGAAGTACTCCTCCACAGAAAG ggACTCCCTGTTAGCCAGCCTACTTGATGGAGTCCGTGCATCAGGCAACAGGGACGTGTGTGTCAAGATGGCCCCCACGCGGCGAGGGCAAAGGTGGGGCCTGCTGAGCATGCCCGTggatgaggaggtggagagtTTGCATCTCAAATTCCTGGCAGCACCTCCTA ATGGAAACTTTGCAGATGCAGTGTTCAGATTCAATGCCAACATATCCTACAGTGGAGTGCTGCATGCAGTTACCCAAGAT GGTCTTTTCTCTGAGAACAAAGAGAAGCTCATCAACAACGCCATCCTGGCTCTTTTATCTCAGGAGGCTGAGCTGCCGGCTCTTAACGCTGAGCTGGAGAGCCATTTCCAGGCCATCCGACGCCTGGTGGCCTCCAAGGCTGGCTTCCAGGCTTTCACCCAGCTCCCTAA GTCTGGTCAAGGGTCTGGACTCACAGATGCAAC GTTTAGGGAAAAGTTGGGAGTAAAGACggtaaaagctttaaaaaggaACAACAATGGTGTGACACATGCTGCTATAGACATGCTCTGTGCCCTTATGTGT CCGATGCACGATGACTACGACCTGAGGCAGGAGCAGCTGAACAAGGCCTCTCTGCTGTCATCTAAGAAGTTCCTGGAAAACCTCCTTGAAAAATTCATCACTAACGTg GACCATGGAACTGGAGCTTTGGTCATCAGCTCCTTACTGGACTTCTTAACATTTGCCCTCTGCGCGCCCTACAGTGAAACCACTGAGGGGCAGCAGTTTGACATGCTGCTTGAGATGGTTGCATCCAATGGACGCACCTTGTTCAAACTCTTCCAG CATCCGTCTATGGCGATAGTGAAGGGAGCTGGGCTGGTGATGAAGGCCATTATTGAG GAGGGAGACAAGGAAATAGCCACTAAGATGCAAGAGCTGGCCCTGAGTGAAGGGGCTCTTCCAAGGCATCTGCACACGTCTTTGTTCACCATCAGCAGTGATCAGAGGATGCTCACCAACAG acaaCTGAGTCGTCACCTGGTGGGACTTTGGACAGCTGAGAACCCTGTTGCCATGAACCTCCTGAAGAGGATACTG CCAACAGGCATGCTGGCTTACCTGGACAGCCCTGACCCAGTCCCAGAGAAAGATGTAGACAGAATGCATATCCGTGACAACTTGAAAATCGCCACG GACCAGCTAAACCGAAACAAAGTGCCTGAGTGGCAGCGGATAGCAGGCAAAGCGGCCAAAGAGGTGGAAAAGTTTGCCAAGGAGAAGGCTGATATAGTGCTGATGCACTGGAGAGATAAGATGGGCATAGCACAGAAGGAG aacCCAAACCAAAAGCCTGTCATCCTAAGGAAAAGAAGGCAGAGAATAAAGATTGAATCCAACTGGGAGCTTTTCTACTACAG ATTCCAGCTGGACCACGCACGGTCCAACCTCATCTGGAACCTGAAGACAAGGGAGGAGCTGCGGGACGCTCTGGAGGGGGAGATGCGCGCCTTCAGCGTAGACCGCGAGCTTGGCAACGCCACCGTCATTTCCTGGAACCACCAGGAGTTTGAG GTGAAATATGAGTGCCTTTCAGATGAGATAAAGATCGGAGATTATTATCTGCGTCTGCTACTCGAGgaggatgaaaatgaagaatCCAGTGCCATCAAGAGATC ATATGAGTTTTTCAACGAGCTCTACCATCGCTTTCTGCTTACACCCAAAGTTACAATGAAGTGCCTGTGCCTGCAGGCGCTCGCTATAGTCTATGGCAAGTGCTACGAGGAGATTGGTCCCTTCACAGATACAAAATACATTGTGGGCATGCTGGACCGA TGTACAGACAAACTGGAAAGAGACAGactcatcctcttcctcaacaAACTCATTCTCAACAAG aaaaatgtaaaggaGGTGATGGACTCAAATGGAGTGCGAATCTTGGTGGACCTACTGACCTTGGCCCATCTGCACACTAGCAGAGCTACTGTGCCCCTACAG AGCAACGTGCTGGAGGCAGCACCAGACATGAAGAGGGAGAGCGAGAAAGAGTGGTACTTTGGGAACGCAGACAAGGAAAGAAGAGGACCTTTCAGTTTTGAGGAG ATGCAAGAGTTTTGGAACACAGGCGTCCTGACAGCAAAGACACGCTGCTGGGCTCAGGGGATGGACGGTTGGCGCCCCCTGCAGGCCATACCCCAGCTGAAATGGTGCCTCCTGGCTACAGGACAGGCAGTGATGAACGAGTCCGACCTGGCTACACTAATCCTTAACATGCTCATCACCATGTGCTCCTACTACCCCAGCAG GGACCAAGATAATGCCATTATCCGTCCTTTGCCTAAAATCAAGAGGATGATCAGTGACAATGCTTGTCTCCCACACATTGTCCAG CTGCTGTTGACTTTTGATCCCATCCTGGTGGAAAAGGTTGCCAATGTTATGTACCTGGTGATGCAAGACAACCCCAATCTGCAGCGCCTATATTTAACTGGGGTGTTCTTCTTCATCATGATGTACACAGGCTCCAACGTGCTTCCTGTAGCAAG GTTCCTGAAGTACACTCACTTGAAGCAAGCCTTCAAATCAGAGGAG TCTAAGGGTCAGGACATAGTGCAGCGAAGTGTTCTCGGGCCGGTGCTGCCTGAAGCAATGGTGTGTTATCTGGAGAACTACGAGGCCGAGCGATTCTCTGAGATATTCCTCGGAGAATTTGACACACCTGAGGCCATTTGGAGCAGCGAGATGAG GCGCATGATGATTGAGAAGATAGCAGCCCATGTAGCTGACTTCAGCCCCAGGCTGCAGAGTAACACACGGGCCCTCTACCAGTACTGCCCCATCCCCGTGATCAGCTTCCCTCAGCTGGACAATGAGCTCTTCTGCAACATCTACTACCTCAGACATCTGTGTGACACCATCCGCTTCCCAAACTGGCCTATTCGAGATGct GTGAAGCTGCTAAAAGACACTCTTGAAGCCTGGAAGAGGGAAGTAGAGAAGAAGCCTCCCTCCATGTCTGTAGATGATGCCTACGAAGTCCTCAACCTCCCCAAAGGACAAGGGTC ACACGAGGAGAGTAAAATCAGGAAAGCTTACTTCAGACTGGCACAGAAGTACCATCCTGACAAGAACCCAGAGGGCAGG GATATGTTTGAGAAAGTGAACAAAGCCTATGAGTTCCTCTGCACAAAGTCTGCCCGCATCCTGGATGGCCCTGACCCAGAAaacatcatcctcatcctcaaagCTCAGAGCATCCTGTTCAACCGACACAAACAAG AACTGGAACCCTACAAATACGCTGGTTACCCCATGCTCATCAAAACAATCACAATGGAGACGGAGGACGAGCAGCTCTTCTCTAAgacctcccctctcctcccggCTGCTGCTGAACTGGCCTTCCACACAGTCAACTGTTCTGCGCTTAACGCAGAGGAGCTGCGCCGCGAGAACGGCATCGAG ATGTTGTTGGAGGCTCTTTCTCGGTGTGTTGCTGTATTAACTGCATCCAGCAAGCCTGATGACATGGCCGTGCAG GTGTGCGGGCACATCTGTAGGTGCTACAGTGTAGCAGCCCAATTTGAGGAATGCAGGGAAAAAATGATTGAACTCCCCAATATCATCAGGGACATTTGTCACATCCTGTACTATGGAAAG GGTCTCCCAAAGACTGCAGCCTTGGCTGTACAGTGCATCAGCTCCTTCGCAGTGGATTTCTTCCTACAGACCCATCTCTACCACGCTGGTGTGCTCTGGCACCTGCTGGTCCACCTCTTCAACTACGACTACACTCTGGAGGAGAGCGGCGTGCAGGCGAGCCAGGACACAAATCAGCAGGAGGTCGCGAACAGCCTGGCCAAGCTCAGCCTGGTAGCTCTCAGCCGTCTCGGAGGCTACACCCAAATACCACACACCCCAGAGGGTAACAATCCGGTTTCAGAGACCAACGGCATCGAGGGCACGCCTCCCGAGAACCCCACCATCCGCAAGAGCTTAGCCGCCATGTTGACGCCATACATCTCAAGGAAGCTGGGAACAGGATCTCCTGCTGAG GTCTTGAAGCTGCTGAATAGTAACTCGGAGAACCCGTACCTGATCTGGAACAACGGAACACGAGCCGAGCTGCTGGAGTTCCTGGAGGGTCAACAGGAGGGAAACATCAGGAGG ggagaaaatgataaaagcttCGGTGCAGAGTTTGTGTTCAGTGACCACAGCAAAGAGCTGATAGTCGGGGAGATCTTTGTGCGGGTCTACAATGAGCAGCCATCTTTTCCACTTGAG TATCCCAAAGCATTTGCAGCCAGTCTGCTGGACTATGTCGGATCCCAGGCCCAGTACCTCCACACTCTCCTGGCCATGAGTCAGAGTAACAAGGTCGAGTCCCAGCAGCACGCTGAGAGGCTCCGCTTTGCTGAGATGGCTTTAGAGGCTCTTCGCAATGTCATCAAGAACAACCCCG GTTCAGAGTCAGAGTGCATCGGCCATTTCAAGCTGCTCTTCTCTTTGTTGCGGGTTCATGGAGCTGGCAGAGTGCAGCAGCTGGTTTTGGAG GTTGTGAATACAGTGACATCTAACCAGGAATGTGTGAGCAACATTGCTGAGTCTCTGGTGTTGTCCAAccttctgttgctgctgcactcGCTCCCCTCCA GCAGACAAATGGTGCTGGAGACCCTGTATGCACTGACTTCGAACACGAAGATCATCAAAGAGGCTATGGCCAAAG GTGCCCTGATATACTTGCTGGACCTCTTCTGTAACTGCACACACCCCCAGGTTCGCACACAGACCGCAGAGCTCTTCTCCAAAATGACCTCAGACAAGCTGGTTGGACCAAAG GTGCGACTGACTCTGATGCGTTTCCTTCCCGGTGTGTTCATGGACGCCATGCGAGACAACGCTGAGGCAGCAGTGCACATATTTGAGGGAACGCATGAAAACCCTGAACTCATCTGGAACGACAGCTCGAGGGAGAAAGTGTCCACCACTGTCCGGGAGATGATGCTTGA GCACTTTAAACAGCAGAAGGATAATCCTGATGTGAACTGGAAA CTGCCAGAGGACTTCACCGTGGCGTATGGAGCAGGACAGGGTGAGCTCGAAGTTGGTGGAGTTTTCCTGCGTATCTTCATTGCCCAGCCGGGCTGGGTGCTACGCAAGCCTCGCGAGTTCCTGGTTTCCCTCCTGGAGactctgactgagctgctggagaagaaCAACCCCAAC GGTGAGGCCCTGGAGACAGTTACCACGGCAGCAGTGTGTCTTTTCAGCACACAGAGCCAGCTGGCTGACCAGGTTCCTCCTCTGGGTCACCTGCCTCGCATCCTGGCAGCACTCAACCACAAGAACAACGCCGTACCCAAGAGCTCCATCCGCCTCATCCACGTGCTGTCAGACAATGAG CTGTGTGTGCGCTCCATGGCTTCTCTGGAGACTATCGGACCCTTGATGACTGGGATGAAAATGCGGGCAGACATGGCTGGATTGGCTTGTGAGGCTCTCAACCGCATGTTCCAGAAGGAGCAGACAGATCTGGTAGCCCAG GCTCTAAGAGTGGAGCTGGTTCCATACCTTCTGAAGTTACTGGAAGGAATTGGCCTGGAGACATTAGACAACCCTTCAGCTACCAAGGCCCAGATAGTAAAGGCTCTCAAGTCCATGACTCGCAGTCTGCAGTACGGTGAACAG GTGAATGAAATTCTTGCAAGGTCCTCGGTGTGGAGCGCCTTCAAAGACCAGAAACATGATCTTTTCATCTCAGAGTCTCAGACCGCAGGCTACCTGACAG GTCCAGGAGTCGCAGGTTACCTTACAGCAGGAACTGGCACCACGGTAATGCCCAGCGTCCCACCCCCTGTGGACAACGACATTGGAGACCAAGGctga